The following proteins are encoded in a genomic region of Lutra lutra chromosome 16, mLutLut1.2, whole genome shotgun sequence:
- the SLC16A3 gene encoding monocarboxylate transporter 4, with product MGGAVVDEGPTGIKAPDGGWGWAVLFGCFVITGFSYAFPKAVSVFFKELMREFGIGYSDTAWISSILLAMLYGTGPLCSVCVNRFGCRPVMLTGGLLASLGMVAGSFCRSVIQLYLTTGVITGLGLALNFQPSLIMLNRYFNKRRPMANGLAAAGSPVFLCALSPLGQLLQDRYGWRGGFLILGGLLLNCCVCAALMRPLRAPRPAPGPAPQRPPHRLLDLSVFRDRGFIIYAVAASIMVLGLFVPPVFVVSYAKDLGVPDGQAAFLLTVLGFIDIFARPTAGFITGLEKVRPYSVYLFSFSMFFNGFTDLTGSTAGDYGGLVVFCIFFGISYGMVGALQFEVLMAIVGTQKFSSAIGLVLLLEAIAVLIGPPSGGKLLDATHVYQYVFVLAGAEVLASSLVLVLGNFFCIRKRPEAAVEEERRKPPADVRVDSREVEHFLKAEPEKNGEVVHTPETSV from the exons ATGGGTGGCGCCGTGGTTGACGAGGGCCCCACGGGCATCAAGGCCCCGGAcggaggctggggctgggccgTTCTTTTCGGCTGCTTCGTCATCACGGGCTTCTCCTACGCCTTCCCCAAGGCGGTCAGTGTCTTCTTCAAGGAGCTCATGCGTGAGTTTGGGATTGGCTACAGCGACACGGCCTGGATCTCCTCCATCCTGCTGGCCATGTTGTACGGGACAG gccCACTGTGCAGCGTGTGCGTGAACCGCTTTGGCTGCCGGCCCGTCATGCTCACGGGGGGCCTCCTGGCGTCCCTGGGCATGGTGGCCGGGTCCTTCTGCAGAAGCGTCATCCAGCTCTACCTCACCACTGGGGTGATCACTG GCCTGGGTTTGGCGCTCAACTTCCAGCCGTCGCTCATCATGCTCAACCGTTACTTCAACAAGCGGCGCCCCATGGCCAATGGGCTGGCGGCCGCAGGCAGCCCCGTGTTCCTGTGCGCCCTGTCCCCGCTGGGCCAGCTGCTGCAGGACCGCTACGGCTGGCGGGGCGGCTTCCTCATCCTGGGCGGCCTCCTCCTCAACTGCTGCGTGTGCGCCGCACTCATGAGGCCCCTGCGGGCGCCCAGGCCGGCTCCGGGCCCCGCACCCCAGCGGCCGCCCCACCGGCTGCTGGACCTGAGTGTCTTCCGGGACCGTGGCTTCATCATCTACGCCGTGGCCGCCTCCATCATGGTGCTGGGGCTCTTCGTGCCCCCCGTGTTTGTGGTGAGCTACGCCAAGGACCTGGGTGTGCCCGACGGCCAGGCCGCCTTCCTGCTCACCGTGCTGGGCTTCATCGACATCTTCGCCCGGCCCACTGCCGGCTTCATCACAGGCCTGGAGAAGGTGCGGCCCTACTCCGTCTACCTCTTCAGCTTCTCCATGTTCTTCAACGGCTTCACGGACCTCACGGGGTCCACAGCCGGCGACTACGGAGGCCTGGTGGTCTTCTGCATCTTCTTCGGCATCTCCTACGGCATGGTGGGAGCCCTGCAGTTCGAGGTGCTCATGGCTATCGTGGGCACCCAGAAGTTCTCCAGTGCCATCGGCCTCGTGCTGCTACTGGAGGCCATTGCCGTGCTCATCGGGCCCCCGTCGGGAG GCAAGCTCCTGGATGCGACGCACGTCTACCAGTACGTGTTTGTCCTGGCAGGGGCCGAGGTGCTGGCCTCCTCCCTCGTGCTGGTGCTGGGCAACTTCTTCTGCATTAGGAAGAGGCCCGAGGCGGCCGTGGAGGAGGAGCGCCGCAAGCCCCCCGCGGACGTGAGGGTGGACTCCCGGGAGGTGGAGCACTTCCTGAAAGCAGAGCCCGAGAAAAACGGGGAGGTCGTTCACACGCCAGAAACGAGCGTCTGA
- the LOC125087063 gene encoding trinucleotide repeat-containing gene 6B protein-like — MPPAERTGPGQGLYLGCVQAPRKINTLTAWPAQSVNRGGNRLQRPDPSPAWRDSPAAPTQGRCWAWGLGGVCCRGGGWGCLHWAYLGETGGFWGIGGVWREIGGRYLELGVSGGQGAWGRLRVSGVGVSTAARAFTAPGPWDRWAGVPRICSSWGKGSSRKQSLSSLADSNPGTSLDRSPVWEVGAVKPPDCSWRYKSSSLLPQPPPPPHPRSSAFWPGGWTGSSPKHAGSSAPPAVPQALVRPHICFSSPRSTTPALHPMDAAGAVGLHSSQAVGPWGVRLEQVWEGHKLGWDWCLLASLLPQGPPGPGPSRSPCLGPCGPCSCRPPSSGTSRQLLCCLRSWPSSLCPRPRGSGCGTWLWNVTLLPCLQLFAPSAHHHPGGGSCC; from the exons ATGCCACCCGCCGAACGGACAGGACCAGGGCAG ggcctTTACCTGGGATGTGTTCAGGctcccagaaaaataaacacattaaccGCTTGGCCAGCCCAGTCTGTGAACAGAGGCGGAAATAGGCTGCAGAGGCCggaccccagcccagcctggcgTGACTCACCTGCAGCCCCCACCCAGGGCAGGTGTTGGGCATGGGGGTTGGGTGGTGTctgttgcaggggtgggggttgggggtgtctGCACTGGGCGTATCTTGGGGAGACTGGGGGTTTCTGGGGCATTGGGGGTGTTTGGAGGGAGATTGGAGGTAGGTATCTGGAGTTGGGAGTGTCTGGgggtcagggtgcctgggggag GCTGAgggtgtctggggtgggggtcagCACTGCAGCCAGAGCATTCACAGCCCCAGGTCCGTGGGATCGCTGGGCAGGTGTGCCCAGAATCTGCTCCAGTTGGGGaaaaggaagcagcagaaagcagagcctgagcaGCCTGGCTGATTCCAACCCCGGCACCTCTCTGGACCGGTCTCCTGTCTGGGAAGTGGGTGCGGTGAAGCCCCCTGACTGCTCTTGGAGGTATAAAAGTTCCTCCCTCTtgccccagcctccacccccaccccatccccgcAGCTCAGCCTTTTGGCCTGGAGGCTGGACAGGAAGCAGCCCCAAGCATGCAGgctcctctgccccacctgctGTCCCCCAGGCCCTGGTCCGGCCCCACATATGCTTTTCCTCCCCTCGCTCCACTactcctgccctccaccccatGGACGCCGCAGGCGCTGTGGGACTCCATTCTTCCCAAGCTGTAGGGCCCTGGGGGGTGAGACTGGAGCAGGTTTGGGAGGGGCACAAATTAGGTTGGGACTGGTGCTTGCTggcctctctcctcccacagGGTCCTCCTGGACCTGGGCCCTCCAGGTCCCCCTGCCTTGGTCCCTGTGGTCCCTGCTCCTGCAGGCCCCCCAGTTCAGGTACCAGTAGACAGCTCCTCTGCTGCCTGAGGTCTTGGCCTTCCTCCCTGTGCCCCAGACCCAGAGGCAGTGGCTGTGGAACGTGGCTGTGGAACGTGACCCTTCTCCCTTGCCTGCAACTGTTTGCCCCCTCCGCCCACCACCACCCTGGCGGAGGGAGCTGTTGCTAA